In Lentibacillus amyloliquefaciens, one DNA window encodes the following:
- the truB gene encoding tRNA pseudouridine(55) synthase TruB gives MVHGILPLWKPKGMTSHDCVIKLRRLFHTKKVGHTGTLDPEAEGVLPICIGKATKIASFLTETKKTYITEVKLGSSTETEDKTGAVVESKQVSSPPSQQTVENVLQLFRGQITQVPPMYSAIKVNGKKLYEYARENETVERPQRDCFIHQLYQLDEKGTRDSFWLKVVCSKGTYIRTLCVDIGHHLGYPAHMSDLYRTASGAITKTDTVTFDEIEMAVRHNRQEQLLLPITSGLTHLDRLYVDESTKKRILHGQKLKKDDLVPDTDPFLVMCNKEVLAIYKTHPEHNMMIKPVRVFNDQ, from the coding sequence ATGGTTCATGGTATTTTACCTTTATGGAAACCCAAGGGGATGACCTCGCATGACTGCGTAATAAAACTACGCAGATTATTTCATACAAAAAAAGTCGGACATACCGGTACACTGGATCCGGAGGCTGAAGGTGTCTTGCCAATTTGTATTGGAAAGGCCACCAAAATCGCATCTTTTTTGACTGAGACCAAAAAAACATACATAACTGAGGTGAAGCTGGGGAGTTCAACTGAAACTGAAGATAAGACAGGTGCAGTTGTAGAATCTAAACAGGTGTCATCCCCTCCATCTCAACAGACTGTTGAAAACGTGTTACAATTATTTCGGGGTCAAATCACCCAAGTACCGCCTATGTATTCTGCGATAAAAGTTAACGGAAAGAAATTATATGAATATGCCCGGGAGAATGAAACTGTTGAACGTCCGCAGCGTGATTGTTTTATTCATCAGCTGTATCAGCTGGATGAGAAGGGCACCCGCGACAGTTTCTGGTTAAAAGTAGTTTGTTCTAAAGGAACTTATATCCGGACACTATGTGTTGATATCGGGCATCACCTTGGCTATCCGGCACATATGTCCGATTTATACAGGACTGCATCGGGTGCTATAACTAAGACAGATACGGTTACGTTTGATGAGATTGAAATGGCAGTCAGGCATAACAGACAAGAGCAATTATTGTTGCCAATAACCAGTGGACTCACGCATTTGGACCGGTTATATGTGGATGAAAGCACAAAAAAACGAATTCTTCATGGACAAAAGCTCAAGAAGGACGATTTAGTGCCCGATACCGATCCTTTTTTGGTCATGTGCAATAAAGAGGTTTTGGCCATCTATAAAACACATCCCGAGCATAATATGATGATTAAACCAGTTCGCGTTTTTAATGATCAATAA
- a CDS encoding bifunctional riboflavin kinase/FAD synthetase, whose protein sequence is MDELPETVAAIGFFDGVHKGHQQLINTAVNKARDDQMESAVITFHPHPSVVLKKGVQYVQYITPLREKQKVLQQLGVDRLYIITFDKDLSSLEPQTFVEHFIINLNIKHLVAGFDFSYGHKGLGNVQTLGDHAKGMFDYTVVEKVRSDDQKISSTRIRELMKSGNIKEANNLLGRPLIVRGVVEEGEKRGRAIGYPTANIKVSQDALLPRIGVYAVKVLFKNEVYEGMASLGYNPTFTSDRETPIVEVNIFDYNNDLYGEELVVEWHKYIRDEVKFESAEKLVEQIDQDEKDIRNYFYRS, encoded by the coding sequence ATGGATGAACTACCGGAAACGGTTGCTGCCATCGGCTTTTTTGATGGTGTTCATAAAGGTCATCAGCAGCTGATTAACACAGCTGTCAATAAAGCAAGGGATGACCAGATGGAAAGTGCTGTTATCACCTTTCATCCACATCCATCCGTAGTATTAAAAAAAGGTGTACAATATGTTCAATATATAACGCCGTTGCGTGAAAAACAAAAAGTTTTGCAGCAGCTTGGTGTCGATCGCCTTTATATCATCACATTTGATAAAGATTTGTCTTCATTGGAACCACAGACCTTTGTTGAACATTTCATTATAAATTTAAACATAAAACATCTTGTAGCAGGCTTCGATTTTTCATACGGCCATAAAGGACTGGGAAATGTGCAGACACTTGGTGATCATGCTAAAGGAATGTTTGATTATACTGTGGTCGAAAAGGTCCGGTCTGATGATCAAAAAATAAGTTCTACAAGGATAAGAGAGCTTATGAAATCAGGTAACATAAAAGAAGCTAATAATTTGCTTGGTCGGCCGCTGATTGTCCGCGGCGTCGTTGAAGAGGGTGAAAAACGCGGCAGAGCCATAGGCTATCCGACGGCGAATATAAAGGTATCTCAAGATGCGCTGCTTCCCAGAATAGGCGTATACGCTGTGAAAGTGCTTTTTAAAAATGAAGTGTACGAAGGGATGGCCAGTTTGGGGTATAATCCCACGTTCACCTCTGACAGAGAGACCCCCATCGTTGAAGTGAATATATTTGATTACAATAACGATTTATATGGGGAAGAACTTGTCGTGGAATGGCATAAGTATATCCGGGACGAAGTGAAATTTGAAAGTGCTGAAAAACTGGTAGAACAAATTGATCAGGATGAAAAAGATATTCGAAACTACTTTTACCGTTCATAA
- the rbfA gene encoding 30S ribosome-binding factor RbfA — MSDIRANRVAEQMKKELGELIGQKIKDPRIGFVTVTDVEVTGDLQQAKVFISVLGSEEEKHDTLVGLAKAKGFIRSEIGQRIRLRKTPEITFEIDEAFEYGNRIEKILRDLNN; from the coding sequence ATGAGCGATATCCGTGCAAATCGTGTAGCAGAACAAATGAAAAAAGAGTTAGGTGAGCTTATCGGCCAAAAGATAAAAGATCCGCGCATCGGATTTGTGACGGTTACAGATGTGGAAGTTACCGGAGACTTGCAGCAGGCTAAAGTATTTATCTCCGTGCTTGGAAGCGAAGAAGAAAAGCATGATACACTTGTTGGTCTTGCTAAAGCAAAAGGGTTTATCCGTTCCGAAATCGGTCAGCGTATCCGTTTGAGAAAAACACCTGAAATAACATTCGAAATTGACGAAGCCTTTGAATATGGCAATCGTATCGAGAAAATACTTCGCGATTTAAACAACTGA
- the infB gene encoding translation initiation factor IF-2, translated as MSKMRIYEYAKQNNTTTKEVIQYLKDLNIDVKNHMSTVSIETIVELDKKFNPKKKDENTKSNQQKQHQNVSNQSGNSNNKPKKNNPNNHKTKDQSQNRRGQQNRNNKHKNNKKGKSNNSAPGSKQQKQQQKPAKKTPEKITYSETLTVTDLAHKLNKDTSEILKKLMFLGVMANKNQDLDDDTVELLCDEFGVAVEKEIILEDTDFDKYLEEDNPANLVERPAVVTIMGHVDHGKTTLLDSIRETKVTAGEAGGITQHIGAYQIENDGKKITFLDTPGHAAFTSMRSRGAQITDIAVLVVAADDGVMPQTVEAINHAKAAEVPIIVAVNKMDKEGANPDRVMQELTEYELIPEDWGGETIFVNLSAVKHEGIDDLLEMLVLVTEMEELKANPNAHAFGTVIEAQLEKGRGSVATLLIQNGTLHVGDSVVVGDAFGRVRAMVNDEGRRVKTADPSTPVEITGLNHVPQAGDQFLVFKDEKKARQVGEARQQKHIQENRSESSKVSLDDLFEQIKEGDMKEINIVIKADVQGSAEALASSISKIDVEGVKIKIIHTGVGAIKESDIILASASNAVVIGFNVRPDANAKKAAESEKVDVRLHRVIYKAIEEMESAMKGMLDPEYEEKVIGQVEVRETFKVSKIGTIAGSYVTDGKVTRNSGVRLIRDGVVKFEGEIDSLKRYKDDVKEVAQNYECGITIKNFNDIKEGDMIEAFVMEEIERT; from the coding sequence ATGAGCAAAATGCGTATATATGAATATGCAAAGCAGAACAATACGACAACTAAAGAAGTCATTCAGTATTTAAAAGACTTGAATATTGATGTTAAAAACCACATGTCGACAGTTTCCATCGAAACTATTGTGGAACTTGATAAAAAATTTAATCCTAAAAAGAAAGACGAAAACACAAAATCCAATCAGCAAAAACAACATCAGAACGTGTCCAATCAATCAGGGAATAGCAACAACAAACCTAAAAAAAATAATCCAAACAATCATAAGACAAAAGATCAGAGCCAGAACCGCAGAGGACAACAAAATAGAAATAATAAGCACAAGAATAATAAAAAAGGGAAGAGCAATAATTCTGCTCCTGGCTCAAAACAACAGAAACAGCAGCAAAAGCCAGCTAAGAAAACACCTGAAAAAATCACTTACAGTGAGACGTTGACAGTAACCGATTTAGCTCATAAATTGAACAAAGATACATCTGAAATCCTTAAAAAATTGATGTTTCTGGGTGTTATGGCAAATAAGAACCAGGATCTTGATGATGATACGGTTGAATTGTTGTGTGACGAGTTTGGTGTAGCAGTTGAAAAGGAAATTATTTTGGAAGATACTGATTTTGATAAGTATCTTGAAGAAGACAATCCGGCTAATTTAGTTGAACGTCCTGCTGTTGTCACCATTATGGGGCATGTGGACCATGGAAAAACGACACTCTTGGATTCAATCCGTGAAACTAAAGTGACAGCAGGCGAAGCAGGCGGTATAACTCAGCATATTGGTGCCTATCAGATCGAAAATGATGGTAAAAAAATCACTTTTCTTGATACACCGGGGCACGCTGCCTTTACCAGCATGCGTTCACGCGGCGCTCAAATAACGGATATTGCCGTATTAGTAGTAGCAGCAGATGACGGTGTCATGCCTCAGACAGTGGAGGCCATTAACCATGCCAAAGCTGCTGAAGTACCGATTATTGTCGCAGTTAATAAGATGGATAAAGAAGGCGCTAATCCTGATCGTGTCATGCAAGAACTGACAGAATATGAATTAATCCCTGAAGACTGGGGAGGCGAGACCATTTTCGTTAACTTATCGGCGGTCAAGCACGAAGGTATTGATGATCTTCTCGAAATGCTGGTCCTCGTTACAGAAATGGAAGAATTGAAAGCAAATCCGAATGCTCATGCGTTTGGAACTGTTATTGAAGCACAGCTGGAAAAAGGAAGAGGATCTGTCGCAACGCTCTTAATCCAGAATGGCACATTACATGTTGGCGACTCGGTAGTTGTCGGCGATGCGTTTGGCCGTGTCCGTGCGATGGTTAATGATGAAGGAAGACGTGTTAAAACGGCTGATCCTTCAACCCCTGTGGAGATCACTGGCTTAAATCATGTTCCGCAAGCAGGAGATCAATTCTTGGTGTTCAAAGACGAGAAAAAAGCCCGCCAGGTCGGAGAAGCCCGTCAGCAAAAACACATTCAGGAAAATCGATCTGAATCATCAAAAGTAAGTCTGGATGATTTATTTGAACAGATTAAAGAAGGCGATATGAAAGAAATTAATATCGTTATTAAAGCTGATGTTCAAGGTTCTGCAGAAGCTCTGGCTTCATCGATCAGTAAAATTGATGTAGAGGGCGTTAAAATTAAAATTATTCACACCGGTGTTGGCGCGATTAAAGAATCTGATATTATTCTAGCCTCAGCATCCAATGCAGTTGTTATCGGATTTAACGTGCGCCCTGATGCCAATGCGAAAAAAGCGGCAGAATCAGAAAAAGTCGATGTCCGTCTTCACCGTGTTATCTACAAAGCGATTGAAGAAATGGAATCTGCGATGAAGGGAATGCTCGATCCTGAATATGAGGAGAAAGTCATCGGTCAGGTTGAAGTTCGTGAAACATTCAAAGTTTCTAAAATCGGAACAATTGCCGGCAGTTATGTTACAGACGGTAAAGTGACACGAAATTCAGGCGTACGTTTGATTCGTGATGGCGTTGTTAAATTTGAAGGTGAAATTGATAGTCTGAAGCGTTATAAGGATGATGTGAAAGAAGTAGCACAAAACTACGAATGCGGTATCACAATCAAAAACTTTAATGATATTAAAGAAGGCGATATGATTGAAGCATTCGTCATGGAGGAAATTGAACGCACATGA
- a CDS encoding DUF503 domain-containing protein encodes MIMYAEVECLLYESHSLKQKRSVIKRISAKLRNDLNVAVTELDYHDLWQRTKFGIVTLSNEKTHAEQVIQAALKMIDTFTEVERTITNVEPL; translated from the coding sequence ATGATTATGTATGCTGAAGTTGAATGTCTGCTGTATGAAAGTCATTCATTGAAGCAAAAACGTTCGGTCATCAAACGAATAAGTGCAAAATTACGGAACGATTTGAATGTTGCCGTTACAGAGCTCGATTATCATGATTTATGGCAGCGTACAAAGTTTGGAATTGTGACGCTTTCCAATGAAAAAACGCATGCGGAACAGGTGATTCAAGCTGCCCTTAAGATGATTGATACATTTACTGAAGTTGAACGTACCATCACAAATGTAGAGCCTTTGTAG
- the rpsO gene encoding 30S ribosomal protein S15: protein MAITKERKNEIISEYKVHDNDTGSPEVQIAVLTEEITKLNEHLRAHQKDHHSRRGLLKMVGRRRHLLNYLRNKDVTRYRELIKSLGLRR, encoded by the coding sequence ATGGCTATCACAAAAGAGCGTAAGAACGAAATTATTAGTGAATACAAAGTTCATGATAATGATACTGGTTCCCCTGAAGTACAAATTGCAGTACTGACTGAGGAAATCACTAAATTAAACGAACATCTGCGCGCGCATCAAAAAGACCATCATTCACGAAGAGGACTTTTGAAAATGGTAGGTAGGCGTCGGCATTTGCTGAACTACTTGCGTAATAAAGATGTTACACGCTATCGCGAATTAATTAAAAGCCTCGGCCTGCGCAGATAA